A region of Chloracidobacterium sp. DNA encodes the following proteins:
- a CDS encoding LysM peptidoglycan-binding domain-containing protein, whose translation MVFFVAALVVAQVDESKSSNESPIQVVSTVATVLQNSGISFKEGLLAYEDRRFADAGEKFNKSIEVFLTSAMNIKSEPKLQGCYDQLIETVYRIEFPFKSQSPQISEVVTRCEWKLDDQLIERSTRSVLQNATQQHPLSGEEKEVFLARKNLDETRQEFDAKETLLTALLITHGQTEEPRLELAKKDYDQARIHYIRAHYAYSQLRKRFPPIKDSPTMGFTKQTFIPSPLDDLAKPVLPEKKQIERNSVVPYSKSTLLDKPISTIVVRAKAGDTVAKIAARYRVSGIGIAKFNGLLPNTVLGAGREIRIPREQVSETWQNMSDSTGVSVLELKAANPGMMTPKGKVFVPVSIKGTRISSGNYSGPTSIEQSEPKDKKLLGPKPYQAKDGKVAIVMAYFNESLHDPYSMRIVRWSKVTGINIGNEPYWRVSVKYRAKNQMGAYVLSERIFNIRRNKIVSTFE comes from the coding sequence GTGGTGTTTTTCGTAGCCGCATTAGTGGTTGCTCAAGTTGACGAGTCTAAGTCAAGTAATGAATCGCCAATACAGGTTGTGAGCACAGTAGCCACAGTGCTACAGAACTCCGGCATTTCGTTCAAGGAAGGGTTGCTTGCCTATGAGGACAGGAGGTTTGCTGATGCCGGTGAGAAATTTAACAAATCCATTGAAGTTTTTTTAACTTCAGCAATGAACATAAAAAGTGAACCTAAACTTCAGGGTTGTTATGACCAGCTGATCGAAACGGTATATCGGATTGAGTTTCCGTTTAAGAGTCAGTCTCCTCAGATATCCGAAGTGGTGACACGTTGCGAATGGAAATTAGACGACCAACTTATCGAAAGAAGCACAAGATCAGTGTTACAAAATGCGACTCAGCAACATCCATTAAGTGGCGAAGAAAAAGAGGTATTTCTGGCGAGAAAAAATTTGGACGAAACTCGACAAGAATTTGATGCTAAAGAAACCCTATTGACTGCTCTGTTAATCACCCATGGTCAAACAGAAGAACCAAGACTTGAATTAGCAAAAAAAGACTATGACCAAGCCCGTATCCATTATATTAGAGCCCACTATGCATATTCTCAGTTGAGGAAGCGATTCCCCCCGATAAAGGACTCTCCGACAATGGGTTTTACGAAGCAAACATTTATCCCCTCTCCATTAGACGATCTAGCAAAACCTGTACTCCCGGAAAAAAAACAGATTGAACGAAATTCTGTAGTTCCATATAGTAAATCCACATTACTTGACAAACCGATAAGCACTATTGTTGTTAGGGCTAAAGCGGGTGATACTGTAGCCAAAATTGCTGCTCGCTATAGGGTAAGTGGTATCGGTATCGCAAAGTTTAATGGACTTCTTCCTAATACGGTTTTAGGTGCAGGACGGGAAATCAGGATTCCACGCGAACAAGTTAGCGAAACTTGGCAAAATATGTCCGATAGCACAGGTGTAAGTGTTTTAGAGTTAAAGGCGGCGAATCCCGGTATGATGACGCCAAAAGGGAAGGTCTTTGTGCCTGTGTCAATAAAAGGAACTCGTATCAGTAGTGGTAATTATTCAGGTCCGACTTCAATCGAGCAATCTGAACCCAAAGATAAAAAACTACTCGGTCCAAAACCATACCAAGCTAAGGACGGCAAAGTGGCTATTGTGATGGCCTATTTCAACGAATCGTTACATGACCCCTATTCAATGCGTATAGTTCGCTGGTCAAAAGTGACCGGAATCAATATAGGTAATGAACCATACTGGAGAGTTTCCGTTAAATATCGCGCAAAAAATCAAATGGGGGCATACGTTTTGAGCGAGAGGATTTTTAATATTCGCCGTAACAAAATTGTTTCGACTTTTGAATAA